The Erythrolamprus reginae isolate rEryReg1 chromosome 3, rEryReg1.hap1, whole genome shotgun sequence genome contains a region encoding:
- the PDP1 gene encoding pyruvate dehyrogenase phosphatase catalytic subunit 1 isoform X2 — translation MCVCPGPRRIAIPVKSSRLPLFSDAMPAPAQLLLPLIRNCEISKIYSTACYCHHKHLCCLSPPVTHKHLRYVPQKKLATLCRPKENFSQFIHARNYVSTPQRFYLTPPQVNSILKANEYSFKVPEFDGKNVSSVLGFDSNQLPANAPIEDRRSAATCLQTRGMLLGVFDGHAGCACAQAVSERLFYYIAVSLLPHETLLEIENAVESGRALLPILQWHKHPNDYFSKEASKLYFNSLRTYWQELIDLNTGETTDVKEALINAFKRLDNDISLEAQVGDPNSFLNYLVLRVAFSGATACVAHVDGVDLHVANTGDSRAMLGVQEEDGTWTAVALSHDHNSHNESEIERLKMEHPKSEEKSVIKQDRLLGLLMPFRAFGDVKFKWSIDLQKRVVESGPDQLNDNEYTKFIPPNYHTPPYLTAEPEVIHHKLRPQDKFLILATDGLWETMHRQDVVRIVGEYLTGVPQQEPITVGGYKVTLGQMHGLLTERRARVSSAYEDQNAATHLIRHAVGNNEFGTVDHERLSKMLSLPEELARMYRDDITIIVVQFNSHVVGACQNEEF, via the exons atgtgtgtgtgtcctgGGCCCAGGAGAATTG CAATTCCAGTCAAAAGCTCCAGACTGCCATTGTTCTCTGATGCCATGCCAGCACCAGCTCAGCTACTACTCCCATTAATTCGGAACTGTGAGATTAGCAAGATATATAGTACTGCATGTTACTGTCACCACAAACATCTATGTTGCTTGTCCCCTCCTGTAACTCACAAGCACTTGAGGTATGTTCCTCAGAAGAAGCTTGCAACGCTTTGCAGACCAAAGGAAAACTTCAGTCAGTTTATTCATGCCAGAAACTATGTCTCCACGCCACAGCGATTTTACCTCACACCTCCACAAGTCAACAGCATCCTCAAGGCAAATGAATATAGTTTCAAAGTTCCAGAGTTTGATGGCAAAAATGTAAGTTCTGTTCTTGGCTTTGACAGCAACCAGCTGCCAGCCAATGCTCCCATAGAGGATCGAAGAAGTGCGGCTACTTGTTTACAGACAAGAGGCATGCTCCTGGGTGTCTTTGATGGCCACGCAGGATGTGCATGTGCCCAGGCTGTCAGTGAGCGATTGTTCTATTATATAGCTGTTTCTTTGTTGCCCCATGAAACTTTACTTGAAATAGAAAATGCTGTCGAAAGTGGTAGGGCCCTGTTGCCCATCTTACAGTGGCATAAGCATCCTAATGACTATTTCAGTAAAGAAGCCTCCAAATTATACTTCAACAGCTTGCGAACTTACTGGCAAGAACTCATAGATCTTAACACCGGAGAAACAACAGATGTCAAAGAAGCTTTAATTAATGCATTCAAGAGGCTTGACAATGACATTTCTTTGGAAGCACAAGTTGGAGATCCAAATTCTTTTCTGAACTATTTAGTATTGCGCGTAGCTTTTTCTGGTGCAACTGCTTGTGTGGCTCATGTAGATGGTGTTGATTTGCATGTTGCCAATACTGGTGATAGTCGAGCCATGCTTGGTGTCCAAGAAGAAGATGGCACTTGGACTGCTGTTGCTTTGTCTCACGATCATAATTCACACAATGAAAGTGAAATTGAACGACTTAAAATGGAACATCCAAAGTCCGAAGAAAAGAGCGTTATCAAACAAGATCGGCTGTTGGGTTTACTTATGCCTTTCCGAGCTTTTGGTGATGTCAAATTTAAGTGGAGCATTGACCTTCAGAAGAGAGTAGTAGAATCTGGACCCGATCAACTCAATGATAATGAATATACAAAGTTTATTCCACCAAACTATCATACTCCGCCATATCTCACAGCTGAGCCTGAAGTGATACATCACAAATTAAGACCTCAGGACAAATTCCTGATACTGGCAACAGATGGTTTGTGGGAAACAATGCACAGGCAGGATGTAGTTAGAATTGTAGGTGAGTATCTTACAGGTGTTCCTCAGCAGGAGCCAATAACTGTTGGTGGTTACAAGGTAACATTGGGACAGATGCATGGGCTTCTTACTGAAAGGAGAGCTCGTGTCTCTTCGGCCTATGAAGATCAGAATGCTGCTACTCACTTGATACGCCATGCTGTAGGAAATAATGAATTTGGCACTGTGGATCATGAACGGCTCTCTAAGATGCTCAGTCTTCCAGAAGAGTTGGCTCGGATGTACAGGGATGATATCACAATTATAGTAGTACAATTCAATTCCCATGTTGTTGGTGCGTGTCAAAATGAAGAATTCTGA
- the PDP1 gene encoding pyruvate dehyrogenase phosphatase catalytic subunit 1 isoform X1: MPAPAQLLLPLIRNCEISKIYSTACYCHHKHLCCLSPPVTHKHLRYVPQKKLATLCRPKENFSQFIHARNYVSTPQRFYLTPPQVNSILKANEYSFKVPEFDGKNVSSVLGFDSNQLPANAPIEDRRSAATCLQTRGMLLGVFDGHAGCACAQAVSERLFYYIAVSLLPHETLLEIENAVESGRALLPILQWHKHPNDYFSKEASKLYFNSLRTYWQELIDLNTGETTDVKEALINAFKRLDNDISLEAQVGDPNSFLNYLVLRVAFSGATACVAHVDGVDLHVANTGDSRAMLGVQEEDGTWTAVALSHDHNSHNESEIERLKMEHPKSEEKSVIKQDRLLGLLMPFRAFGDVKFKWSIDLQKRVVESGPDQLNDNEYTKFIPPNYHTPPYLTAEPEVIHHKLRPQDKFLILATDGLWETMHRQDVVRIVGEYLTGVPQQEPITVGGYKVTLGQMHGLLTERRARVSSAYEDQNAATHLIRHAVGNNEFGTVDHERLSKMLSLPEELARMYRDDITIIVVQFNSHVVGACQNEEF, from the coding sequence ATGCCAGCACCAGCTCAGCTACTACTCCCATTAATTCGGAACTGTGAGATTAGCAAGATATATAGTACTGCATGTTACTGTCACCACAAACATCTATGTTGCTTGTCCCCTCCTGTAACTCACAAGCACTTGAGGTATGTTCCTCAGAAGAAGCTTGCAACGCTTTGCAGACCAAAGGAAAACTTCAGTCAGTTTATTCATGCCAGAAACTATGTCTCCACGCCACAGCGATTTTACCTCACACCTCCACAAGTCAACAGCATCCTCAAGGCAAATGAATATAGTTTCAAAGTTCCAGAGTTTGATGGCAAAAATGTAAGTTCTGTTCTTGGCTTTGACAGCAACCAGCTGCCAGCCAATGCTCCCATAGAGGATCGAAGAAGTGCGGCTACTTGTTTACAGACAAGAGGCATGCTCCTGGGTGTCTTTGATGGCCACGCAGGATGTGCATGTGCCCAGGCTGTCAGTGAGCGATTGTTCTATTATATAGCTGTTTCTTTGTTGCCCCATGAAACTTTACTTGAAATAGAAAATGCTGTCGAAAGTGGTAGGGCCCTGTTGCCCATCTTACAGTGGCATAAGCATCCTAATGACTATTTCAGTAAAGAAGCCTCCAAATTATACTTCAACAGCTTGCGAACTTACTGGCAAGAACTCATAGATCTTAACACCGGAGAAACAACAGATGTCAAAGAAGCTTTAATTAATGCATTCAAGAGGCTTGACAATGACATTTCTTTGGAAGCACAAGTTGGAGATCCAAATTCTTTTCTGAACTATTTAGTATTGCGCGTAGCTTTTTCTGGTGCAACTGCTTGTGTGGCTCATGTAGATGGTGTTGATTTGCATGTTGCCAATACTGGTGATAGTCGAGCCATGCTTGGTGTCCAAGAAGAAGATGGCACTTGGACTGCTGTTGCTTTGTCTCACGATCATAATTCACACAATGAAAGTGAAATTGAACGACTTAAAATGGAACATCCAAAGTCCGAAGAAAAGAGCGTTATCAAACAAGATCGGCTGTTGGGTTTACTTATGCCTTTCCGAGCTTTTGGTGATGTCAAATTTAAGTGGAGCATTGACCTTCAGAAGAGAGTAGTAGAATCTGGACCCGATCAACTCAATGATAATGAATATACAAAGTTTATTCCACCAAACTATCATACTCCGCCATATCTCACAGCTGAGCCTGAAGTGATACATCACAAATTAAGACCTCAGGACAAATTCCTGATACTGGCAACAGATGGTTTGTGGGAAACAATGCACAGGCAGGATGTAGTTAGAATTGTAGGTGAGTATCTTACAGGTGTTCCTCAGCAGGAGCCAATAACTGTTGGTGGTTACAAGGTAACATTGGGACAGATGCATGGGCTTCTTACTGAAAGGAGAGCTCGTGTCTCTTCGGCCTATGAAGATCAGAATGCTGCTACTCACTTGATACGCCATGCTGTAGGAAATAATGAATTTGGCACTGTGGATCATGAACGGCTCTCTAAGATGCTCAGTCTTCCAGAAGAGTTGGCTCGGATGTACAGGGATGATATCACAATTATAGTAGTACAATTCAATTCCCATGTTGTTGGTGCGTGTCAAAATGAAGAATTCTGA